A region from the Nocardioides exalbidus genome encodes:
- a CDS encoding glutamyl-tRNA reductase, which translates to MSVLVVGISHKSAPVGLLEKLALDPDGAIKLVGDVVAGEHVTEATAIVTCNRLEVYAEVDRFHGSVEDVSGLLVARAEQPTEAMLRHLYVHYDEGAVSHLFQVAAGLDSMVVGEGQILGQTRDALRIGQEHGTVGPALNTLFQQALRVGKRAHAETDIDRAAPSLVSTALERSTAPVEGARAVVIGAGAMASLAVAHLARGGASSISVLNRTASRAQRLAQEYGATSLPMSALVDELAGADIVVSCTGAPEPLVRLVDVVTARGGSDRPLTVIDLALPHDVDPKLDELPGVELINLTSLADALRGLEATAGVDDVRTIVGQEIAAFLAVRRQASVTPTVVALRSMATAVVDAEMERLATRLPDLDEATRAEVLHTVRRVADKLLHEPTVRVKELADAEPAVSYTAALAELFRLDPQAVDRVTRAEGKS; encoded by the coding sequence ATGAGCGTCCTGGTCGTGGGGATCTCCCACAAGTCCGCACCCGTGGGTCTCCTCGAGAAGCTCGCCCTCGACCCCGACGGCGCGATCAAGCTGGTCGGCGACGTCGTCGCCGGCGAGCACGTCACCGAGGCCACCGCGATCGTGACCTGCAACCGCCTCGAGGTCTACGCCGAGGTCGACCGCTTCCACGGCAGCGTCGAGGACGTCTCCGGCCTCCTCGTCGCGCGCGCCGAGCAGCCGACCGAGGCGATGCTGCGCCACCTCTACGTCCACTACGACGAGGGCGCGGTCTCCCATCTCTTCCAGGTCGCCGCCGGCCTCGACTCGATGGTCGTCGGCGAGGGCCAGATCCTCGGCCAGACCCGCGACGCGCTGCGGATCGGCCAGGAGCACGGCACCGTCGGACCGGCCCTCAACACCCTCTTCCAGCAGGCGCTCCGGGTCGGCAAGCGCGCCCACGCCGAGACCGACATCGACCGCGCCGCCCCGTCGCTGGTCAGCACCGCGCTCGAGCGCAGCACCGCGCCCGTCGAGGGCGCCCGCGCCGTCGTCATCGGCGCGGGTGCGATGGCCTCGCTCGCCGTCGCCCACCTCGCCCGCGGCGGTGCGTCGAGCATCTCCGTCCTCAACCGCACCGCGAGCCGGGCCCAGCGCCTCGCCCAGGAGTACGGCGCCACGTCGCTGCCGATGTCGGCCCTGGTCGACGAGCTCGCGGGCGCCGACATCGTCGTCTCGTGCACGGGTGCGCCCGAGCCGCTCGTCCGGCTGGTCGACGTGGTCACCGCCCGCGGCGGCAGCGACCGGCCGCTGACGGTCATCGACCTCGCCCTGCCGCACGACGTCGACCCCAAGCTCGACGAGCTGCCGGGCGTCGAGCTCATCAACCTCACCAGCCTCGCCGACGCCCTCCGCGGCCTCGAGGCGACCGCGGGCGTCGACGACGTCCGCACCATCGTCGGCCAGGAGATCGCCGCCTTCCTCGCCGTGCGCCGCCAGGCGAGCGTCACGCCGACCGTGGTCGCGCTGCGCTCCATGGCCACCGCGGTCGTCGACGCCGAGATGGAGCGCCTCGCGACCCGCCTTCCCGACCTCGACGAGGCCACCCGCGCCGAGGTGCTGCACACCGTGCGCCGGGTCGCCGACAAGCTGCTCCACGAGCCGACCGTCCGGGTCAAGGAGCTCGCCGACGCCGAGCCCGCCGTGTCCTACACCGCGGCGCTGGCCGAGCTGTTCCGCCTCGACCCGCAGGCGGTCGACCGGGTGACGCGGGCGGAGGGCAAGTCGTGA